DNA from Chloroflexota bacterium:
GAAACCTTACTTGTGCTGTGGGATGGCAAGGATGGCACAGAATTTGGGCGCTATAACGGCCAGTCCAACCTTCTTTATGTTGACGATCTGGCCGATGGGTTACAACATTTGACCGGCGAACTGGCCCGGCGCAAAACACTATTCAAAGCCATGAACGTCAACGCATTACCGGCCTACAACGCCAAGAGCAAGGCTAAACTAGCGCCCCTGGCACTGATTGTGGATGAAGCTGCCCTGATCCCTGATGACCTGCAAGGCGCACTCAGCCGAATTATCGCCGTAGGGGGTGCTTATGGCGTGCATCCGGTGATTGCCACCCAACGCCCCGATGCGGATGCTGTGCAAAGCGTACTCAAGGCCAACCTTGCCACACGCATTGCCTTACCGGTGGCTTCTCACCATGACAGCCAGGTTATTCTGGGTCATACCGGGGCTGAGAAACTTCCAAAAACAAAAGGGCGATTGTTAATGATCTGGGAAGCGCGCAAGCGAGAAGCCCAAGCCTATCTAGCGCCCATCAATGATATGGCCCCACAAACGCAACCTGAGGCAACGCTCTTGACAGGTCGTGAATTGAAACTAGCCCAGGCAGCTTTTGATCTGGGGGGCTGGTTTCGGATCAAAGAAATCGCAGATGAGACTGGCGAGAGCCGCGATTGGGTGAATGCTGTGGCGCAACGCTGGGAACGCATGGGCTACCTGACACCTGTGCAACGCAATGAACAAGGTCACCAAACAGGCCGAAGAATGACTGAAATCCTGCTCCAAACTGCCGGATTAGGCGGATTAGGGGATCAGGCGGATTAGGCGGATTAGGCCCAAAACGAAGCATCGAAGCAACACAGGAGCAATCATAGATGACAACGAGCAACAACAAAGGACGCAACCCCACGAAAGGCATCAGCCGCATTGATACGGATAAAAACAGCACGCATGGCTGGTTTGTGCGTATCTATCGAAGAAAAACAATCCGTAAGTTCTTTAGTGATGGCAAATATGGCGGTAAAGATGGCGCTTTAGACGCGGCAAAACAGTGGCGAGATGAAATGTACCGACAGTACCCACGCGAGGATGTACCCTTCCACACCGAACGCCTTGCCACAAATACCACGGGCGTACATGGCGTAAGCGAAAGTCACGATCTTTGGGGCAAAGGGGCTAAGCGCCGCAAAGTGCGCTATTACAGTGTTTTCTGGGCACCGCGCAAGGGCGAAGTATGTACGAAACGCTTCTATCACCATCACTTCGTTTCGTCCCAAGAAGCCCTTGCCGAAGCCGAGAAGTTTCGGAAAGCGCGAGAAGAAGAAATTCGTAAACGCTACTTAGCAGGGAAATATGATTAATTCATCAGCAATCGTTCAATCACACAATTGGAGCAAAACACTATGACCACATCAAAACACATTCACATTCCAGCCATAGTCGGTGTAGGCAAAACAGACCTCGGCGGCCTCACGCTAGGTGATTTTAGCAAAGGACATCGCACGGAAACGCCTTATAAAGTGACCTGGGGACAAGTATCGAGCTATTTAGTGGGGAAGAATGTAGCCCAATACGCACGACCTCTCGAAAGTCTCAATTTTCAGCGATTTTCGGATGGCCTGGGAATGCGGGCGCTCACATACGCTTCACTCGGTTTGCTTTTAGGTGGTGGAGAACATCAGATTTCTATTATGGTGGGATTACCAGTCGAAGTCATGGAAGACAAAACCTTGTTGGGGAAAACAAAGCGCAGCCTGCGCAGTTGGCTTGAGGGCCGTCATATTTTTTCGGTAGATGAAACAGAAGTGCTTTTGAATGTCGAGCAAATTGCCACGATGCCCCAACCGGCGGGCACATTCTTTGCCTGGGGGCTGAACGACAAAGGCCAATGGGTTAGGACACCGGAAGATTTCGATGCCACCGTTGCGATTTGCGATGTTGGTTTTAATACGCTGGATGTTTTCACACTTCAAGGCGGGAAAATTATGCGCCGTTTTACAGGAGGCGATACCGTTGGAATGCGCCGCGCCGTGGAATTATTATTACGTTCCCTGGAAACTCAATATGGGGTCAAATATTCTCTCCATGAAGCAGACACGTTCATTCGAGGCGGAAATACCATTATTAGTAACGCAGCCGGAAGAATCGATCTCACCGATCTGATTAATGACGCAAGAAGCGCCGCGGGCGATGGTGTGAATACATTCCTGGGTGAGCAATGGGGCAATGGACGGCAATTCGATCACGTCATTTTCACAGGTGGTGGGTCTGCTGCGTTGAGAGATGCGCTTATAGAGCAATATCCGCTGGGGTATGTCATGCCCGATCCAGTAATTGCAAACGCTCTGGGCCTGACCCGCTATGGTAAGCGTGTTTTTGACACCAATACGGTGATCGGTCTTGATCCCGGTTTTGGCGGCTTCAAGGCTGTGGCGATTTAATGCTGCTCCGCTGTAACAATTGTAACAATTGTTACAACTGTTACGGCGAGAGAGGACATCATGAGTCATAAACCTGTTTTACTCCGATTTCATCCAGAAACCGATTCGGACATCAGCGGCTGGCTGGAGACTGTGCCAGACGATCACGGAGCAAAAGCGTCTGCGATCAAAGCGAAACTACGCGCTGCGCTTTCCGGCACAAGCACAAACGTAGCATCAGAAGCCATACTGGAGACGGATGCGCTGCTTGCCGAACTACTCCCTGCGATCCGTCAGGTGGTGGAGCGGGCAGTGCGTAATGAACTCGATAATCTGCGACTGACGACCGCAGAAACGCTGCTCACCGATGACATTGCATCCGCTGAAGACCCACTCAACGACAAACTCGATCAACTGGGCGTTGAGTTGATGAATGATGAATAAGTTTGGTCAGGAGCCGTAAATAATGACAATATCTGGAGTAGAGCAAGTTGAAATTATGACTGTTAGCGAAGTTGCAAAATACTTGCGCATTGGGCAAGGCACGATTTATAAGCTGCTTGCGAATGGTGAATTGCCCGGATTTAAGATTGGCGGTTCCTGGCGCGTGCAGCGCAAGGCGCTTCAAAGCTGGATTTCAAACAGCAAAGCGCATTCGAATCCAGCCAGAGTAGATAGAACATCGGAGTTGACATCGCAATGACACCACAAGATATGAGTTATTGTCAGTTGGTTGGCTGGCTAGAAATCTGCGCTGTGCGAAACCAGCCTTCTGACAAAAAGAGCCAGGTGACGGTAATCGAGGGTTTCATCAATACCGATAAAGCCTACTTCGGGGGCAGACACCCCGTAATCATCAAGGGTAAGCCCACTGAGGTCATCTTGGCAGCCGCAAATGGACATCAAACCAAACGATTGCGCCTGTTTGCGCATGGATCATTACGATCTACCGACGAGTGCACGCGTGTAAACGTCAAGTTTGTGCGCATTATCAAGCATGATGTGGACGTAGATCAACTCACAAAAGAGATTGCTCAACTTATCGAGCAATCCCCAAACGGAAACGCCCAAGAAGCCATCGCTGATATTCTTGAGCGACACATCGGCAACACCTGGAAAGGACTCTGATGACACAACAAAGCCAACAACGAAAACAGCAAGAACAGGAAGGATACCGATATGAGCAGAATTGACACCGAAAAACTACTTGCACGCGTTGACCTGGTTACACTGGCTGAACATTTTGGCGCAGAGCTTAAGCGCAATGGGCGCGACTGGCGCGGCGTTTGCCCGATCCACGCTGGGGCCGATAACGAGTCATCCTTCCGCGTCACAGATGATGGGCGCTGGAACTGTTTTACCCATTGCAATACTGGCGGGAATGCGATTGCCCTGGTAAAAGCCGCTGAAAACGTTGATTTTCTGGGTGCAGTCAAATATCTGGCCGAATACACCCATATTTCACTGGCGGACATCGGCATGACCCCTGAAGCGGTAGTCGCTCTTGAAAAGCGTAAGCAGCGCACGGATGTATTGGATTTAGCCGCTCGATATTTTGCCGAACAACTTTGGTCGGATGCCGGTCAAGACTGTTTGCGATATGCCCGCGGACGTGGCTTCAGCGATGATATGCTGCGCATGGCCGGGTGGGGTTTCTCTCCTGGTGATACCGGGTTGCGTGAATGCCTAAAATCGCTGGATGCGGATATGTCACTGGCGTATGAAATCGGCCTGATCCGCGCTGATGGACGTGATTTTACCGTCAATGGGGATGGTGACAAAATCTCACCCGAAGGCTGGCTGATCTACTCGCACCGTGAAAGCAGCGGAGCAAAGCCAAAAGCCTGTGAAGAATGTAAAACGGACACCTGGCACAGTCACAGCACGAAGGAATGCCTGAAACACGAAGCCTCCTACGAACACATAAAAAGCGTAATCTCGTTATCGGCGCGTGCTCTCAACCCCAAGGTCGAAGGGGGCGATAAATCTCGTAATATGCCCGGTCAACGCTATTTGTATAAAACCGAAGTCCCCGGTATGCGCGAAATCATCCTATGTGAAGGTCAAGCCGATGCTGAAAGCTACCGGGCGATGGGTTTTTCAGCATGGGCCTTGTGTGGTCTAGGGAATATCCCCGAAAACGATCTGCAACGCCTCAAGCAACGCCCGGTGGTTTATGTGGGTATGGATGGCGACAACGCTGGACAAAAGCAACAAAACGAAATCGCTGCCAATATCGGGCCGTTGACCATGCTCATCGGACAAATTGAAGTCGTACAGAATAGTGAGAGCGAAGAAGACGAAGACGAACCCGTTCCCCAGACATTCAAGGATGCCAACGCTTTTTATCAGGCTGATGGTCGCCCTGAAATCATTACGAACCTGCTCCGATCCGGGACACCGGTAATTGATACGCTCTTTACGGTTTTCAAAGATGCAACCGTCCACGAAGCGCCCATATTAACCGCTGATCTATTGCAGATGCTAAAGGCATTGCCCGATGCGCTTGCCCCGCGCTACAAGAAACGTGCCCAGCGGATGTTAGGGATGAATGGGCGTGAACTCAGCAAGCTGATGACCGGAAACGAGCCGGAGAACGGCCACACTCGCAGACTGACCGATGTCAAAGAAGGTGCTTTGCACTTCCTGGGAGAACCGCTGGGGAATTTTGCCGCCCAGATCACCCACGAGCTAACCGTAGAAGATGGTCTTAACTTGCCCGAAGTACAGTACACCATCGCCGGAAGACTGGATACCGGCCAACCGCTGCTCACGATTGACGTACCGGCAGTTGAATTTTCCAAAATGGAATGGATACACCGCTATTGGGGGGCGCGCCCGATCCTGTACCTGCCACGCGGTAAATATTATCTGGTCATGCGCGCCATGCAAGAGAACTCGCTGGATGATATGGTGCGTGACCGGGTATTTACCCATACCGGTTGGACGAAGATTGACGGCAAACGCGGTTTTTTGAGCGCAGGCGGCATGATTACCGCCGAGGGCTTCGACGACAGTATCCGCGTTGATCTGGGGAATAACAACCTGCAACACTACAACCTGCCTGAACCCCCTACCGGCAAAGACCTGGATCAAGCGGTCAAGGCCAGTTTAGCCTTTCTTGAGCTTGGCCCGCATTCTGTCACAGCCCCGCTTTGGGCTTCACTCTATGCTGCCCCCCTGACCGATATACGTCCGCTCTATACGGTGATCTGGCTGTATGGGCCAACGCAAAGCGGCAAATCCACCGTGGGGCATCTGGCTCTGACGCATTTTGGGACTGGCTTTGTGGATGGCCGCCAGTATCACGCACCGGTAGACTGGATGAGTACCCTAACCCATATCGAGGGGTATATGTTCAAGGTTAAGGATACCCCGATCATTATTGACGACTTTGCCCCACAGTTTCAAAGCGCAGGCGATTCAAAGCGGATGCACAAAACGGCTCAGAACGTGGTGCGATCTGTAGGTAATCGCTCTGCACGCGGGCGGGCTAATCAAGACCTCTCAGAACGCAAAACGCGCATCCCGCGCGGAATGGTAATCTCAACTGCCGAACTACCTCTCTCAGGTGAGAGTACGGTTGGCAGAATGCTCACGATACCCATTGCACGCGGCGATGTACTGCCTCATCCAGAAGAACCCCCTCGCGAAGCTCTCAATCTGGCCCAAGAGCAATCTATGAAGGGCTTGTATGCTCAGGCAATGTCCGCTTATATCCAATGGTTGGCCGCCAATTGGGAGCGCGCTGAAAGGATGTATCGTGAGATGATCGAGGAGTCTCAGTCTATTGCACGCCAACAGGATATACAAAATCGCTTACCCGATTATTACGCTACGCTGGACGCCGCCCAAAAGATCGCAATGACCGCCTTCTATGAAATGGGCGCGATCTCAGCCAATCATGCGGCCACTTTAGCCGAGAAGAACGGCGCTGCCATCTTAGAAGTCGTCAAGAGTCAGGATGAACAGATTGCCAAACAATCCCCGGTACGGAAGTTCTTTGATGCCCTTGATAACCTGCTGCAACGCCGCAAGATTTACCTTGAACCGCGTTCAAACCTTGCGCTTATCCCCCCACCAGAGGCCGATCAAGTTGGCTGGTACGAGCCAGACGATCCAAGTGTATTTTATTTGGATACCAGCAGTTGCATTATCCATGTGCGTGATTTTTGGGGCCAACTTGGGGAATACTATGACACGACCAAAGATGCCTTACAACGCCAATTTAGCCAGGTTCCCGGCCTGTTGAATGAATTAGGCAAAGGTGGCAATGTTACGGTTTCAAAATGGGTTACCAGCGTGGGCCGCACACAACGCATGGTTGCTTTCAACCAAACCAAAGTCGAAGAACTATATGGCGTGACGATCCGCAACAATATTGGTCCGTCCATAAAAGAAGCTATCGAAGAATGGGAAGGCCAAGATTGATTCCGTGGTGATCTTGTAGACATCAAATAACCTGAAAGACGAAACCGTACAAAAAGGTGTGTGTAAAAACTTAAGCACACCTTTTTTGCTTTCAGGCTGCAAGATTAGAGACAAATAAAGCCCTCAATCTGGGCGCAGTTGTCGCCAATGCGCTCAAACGCCCCATTTCCCATTCTTATGGAATGAAAAAAGTTATAGTCATGCGCGAGGGCGAAAATGCTGTGAGGTTGTGAGGTGATCGTTTGTTCTAGTTATAGACCCCTATATACACGGTTATGTCCTTATATTTCTGATGATTTTCCCATATATAGGGGTCTCTTTACCTCACAAAATACCTCACACGACCTCACAAAGCCTCACACAAATCTAAAAACCTCACAAAAATTTTGCCTTTTGTGAGGTTTTGTGAGGTAAAAACTGCCCCCATATACAGGATAATGACCTGTATTTATGAGAACAAACACCATATATGGGGGTCATCTATGCGCAGTCAGCGACCTCACACAAAGCGCGCATACATATCCATATAAGCAAAAATAACACGTGCATACTCGTGATAAAATAATTGCTTTTTGTAATAGTGCGGATGATTTTCGTGACATATAACGATTTCAGGATTAGCCTAACCTGCGCTGCGAGCGATAATAGGTGGAAATCTATGATTTCAACACAGCATGAAATGCCTTGACAACGACCCACTCTATGTGCGGCTTTGCCCTGGAAATTTGACCTTGATACTGTACTGCAAATGCGGTACAATCTTTTCAAGTCAATCCACCATTCAAGCAGAAGGGATACACCATGAACAAAAAGATACTAACAATCACACCCATCATTTTGCTGGGGCTGCTCCTGGTAGCCTGCAAACCACAGACTGTCAATGCACCTACCAAATTAGCCGATATTGAAATTACACTAACTCTTACGGTTACTGTTCAGCCCACGGAAGCTCCTTTCACGGCTACCGCCATCCCAACGGAAACCCCCGTTTCTCTAGCATCGGTGGATGGGGGCATGTCCGCAAAACTGGTTCTGTCCAACGCATCGGATCGAAATATCGAAATCTACTGGTTGGATACTATTGGTGATGCAGAATTCGCCAAGCGCCTGACCC
Protein-coding regions in this window:
- a CDS encoding ParM/StbA family protein, with translation MTTSKHIHIPAIVGVGKTDLGGLTLGDFSKGHRTETPYKVTWGQVSSYLVGKNVAQYARPLESLNFQRFSDGLGMRALTYASLGLLLGGGEHQISIMVGLPVEVMEDKTLLGKTKRSLRSWLEGRHIFSVDETEVLLNVEQIATMPQPAGTFFAWGLNDKGQWVRTPEDFDATVAICDVGFNTLDVFTLQGGKIMRRFTGGDTVGMRRAVELLLRSLETQYGVKYSLHEADTFIRGGNTIISNAAGRIDLTDLINDARSAAGDGVNTFLGEQWGNGRQFDHVIFTGGGSAALRDALIEQYPLGYVMPDPVIANALGLTRYGKRVFDTNTVIGLDPGFGGFKAVAI
- a CDS encoding DUF927 domain-containing protein; the protein is MSRIDTEKLLARVDLVTLAEHFGAELKRNGRDWRGVCPIHAGADNESSFRVTDDGRWNCFTHCNTGGNAIALVKAAENVDFLGAVKYLAEYTHISLADIGMTPEAVVALEKRKQRTDVLDLAARYFAEQLWSDAGQDCLRYARGRGFSDDMLRMAGWGFSPGDTGLRECLKSLDADMSLAYEIGLIRADGRDFTVNGDGDKISPEGWLIYSHRESSGAKPKACEECKTDTWHSHSTKECLKHEASYEHIKSVISLSARALNPKVEGGDKSRNMPGQRYLYKTEVPGMREIILCEGQADAESYRAMGFSAWALCGLGNIPENDLQRLKQRPVVYVGMDGDNAGQKQQNEIAANIGPLTMLIGQIEVVQNSESEEDEDEPVPQTFKDANAFYQADGRPEIITNLLRSGTPVIDTLFTVFKDATVHEAPILTADLLQMLKALPDALAPRYKKRAQRMLGMNGRELSKLMTGNEPENGHTRRLTDVKEGALHFLGEPLGNFAAQITHELTVEDGLNLPEVQYTIAGRLDTGQPLLTIDVPAVEFSKMEWIHRYWGARPILYLPRGKYYLVMRAMQENSLDDMVRDRVFTHTGWTKIDGKRGFLSAGGMITAEGFDDSIRVDLGNNNLQHYNLPEPPTGKDLDQAVKASLAFLELGPHSVTAPLWASLYAAPLTDIRPLYTVIWLYGPTQSGKSTVGHLALTHFGTGFVDGRQYHAPVDWMSTLTHIEGYMFKVKDTPIIIDDFAPQFQSAGDSKRMHKTAQNVVRSVGNRSARGRANQDLSERKTRIPRGMVISTAELPLSGESTVGRMLTIPIARGDVLPHPEEPPREALNLAQEQSMKGLYAQAMSAYIQWLAANWERAERMYREMIEESQSIARQQDIQNRLPDYYATLDAAQKIAMTAFYEMGAISANHAATLAEKNGAAILEVVKSQDEQIAKQSPVRKFFDALDNLLQRRKIYLEPRSNLALIPPPEADQVGWYEPDDPSVFYLDTSSCIIHVRDFWGQLGEYYDTTKDALQRQFSQVPGLLNELGKGGNVTVSKWVTSVGRTQRMVAFNQTKVEELYGVTIRNNIGPSIKEAIEEWEGQD
- a CDS encoding helix-turn-helix domain-containing protein, encoding MTISGVEQVEIMTVSEVAKYLRIGQGTIYKLLANGELPGFKIGGSWRVQRKALQSWISNSKAHSNPARVDRTSELTSQ